A stretch of Melospiza georgiana isolate bMelGeo1 unplaced genomic scaffold, bMelGeo1.pri scaffold_29, whole genome shotgun sequence DNA encodes these proteins:
- the LOC131096349 gene encoding olfactory receptor 14A16-like: ALLGNGLIISAVACGHHLHTPMFFFLLNLALSDLGSICTTVPKAMHNSLWDTRNISHAGCAAQLFFFMFFIGAEFYLLTIMCYDRYVSICKPLHYGTLLGRRTCAHMAAAAWASAFLYSLIHTANTFSLHLCHGNALGQFFCEIPQILKLSCSKSYLREFWLIVFSISLLFGCFVFIVFSYVQIFRAVLKIPSEQGRHKAFSTCLPHLAVVSLFVSTGFFAYLKPPSMSSPSLDLALSVLYSVVPPALNPLIYSLRNQELKAAVRRLLTGWFWKY; the protein is encoded by the coding sequence gccctcctgggcaacggcctcatcatcagcgctgtagcctgcggccaccacctgcacacgcccatgttcttcttcctgctcaacctggccctcagcgacctgggctccatctgcaccactgtccccaaagccatgcacaattccctctgggacaccaggaacatctctcatgcaggatgtgctgcacagctctttttctttatgttcttcATTGGAGCAGAGTTTTATCtgctgaccatcatgtgctatgatcgctacgtgtccatctgcaaacccctgcactacgggaccctcctgggcagaagaacttgtgcccacatggcagcagctgcctgggccagtgcctttctctattcactgatacacacagccaatacattttccctgcacctgtgccatggcaatgccctgggccagttcttctgtgaaatcccacagatcctcaagctctcctgctccaaatcctaccTCAGGGAATTTTGGCTCAttgtgttttccatttctttactatttggttgttttgtgttcattgttttttcctatgtgcagatcttcagggctgtgctgaagatcccctctgagcagggacggcacaaagccttttccacctgcctccctcacctggctgtggtctccCTGTTTGTCAGCACTGGGTTTtttgcctacctgaagcccccctccatgtcctccccatccctggatctggccctgtcagttctgtactcagtggtgcctccagccctgaaccccctcatctacagcctgagaaaccaggagctcaaggctgctgtgaggagacTGCTGACTGGATGGTTTTGGAAATATTAA